A stretch of candidate division KSB1 bacterium DNA encodes these proteins:
- a CDS encoding molybdopterin-dependent oxidoreductase: protein MPTTHQPGFIEKIAEILRLIPNLHQDLGPQVPRLTEPGKLTNYPPPEKWDDWVEYEAKSWPRREAKHYMIVPTICFNCEAGCGLLSYIEKETLQVRKFEGNPYHPGSRGRNCAKGPATINQVTDPDRILYPMKRTGGRGDGKWERVSWDNVLDDIAGRIRKALQEKRNNEVVYHVGRPGHEGYMDRILQSWGVDGHNSHTNICSSGARFGYAIWQTYDRPSPDHANASFILLISSHLEAGHYFNPHAQRIIEGMMNGAKLAVMDSRLSNTASMADYWLPTYPGSEAAVLLAMAKVILDEGMYNEAYLRDWVNWQQYLQHERPNDEVTFDNFILAMKAAYKDYTPEFAEKESGVPAKTIVEVARQIGRAGTRFSTHNWRSAGSGNLGGWAVARCLHFLNVLTGSVGTVGGTSPSAWNKFKPSFFDKPPAQKFWNELHFPKEYPLAHYEMSFLLPHFLKENRGKLDVYFTRVFNPVWTYPDGFSWIEALTDESKVGMHIALTPTWNETAYFADYVLPMGHAGERHDLVSYETHSGLWIGFRQPVLREAKRRMGQPVQFTYEANPGEVWEEDEFWIELSWRIDPDGSLGVKQHFISPYRPGQKVTIDEYYQYIFEHTPGLPEEAAKHGLKPLEYMRKFGAFEVEKTSYNKHLRAIAAADLQGAQTDPKTGLITKGGKAIGVMVNGKPCEGFPTPSRKQEFFSQTMVDWGWPEYKIPTYIKSHIHPEKIDRSKGEFPLIPTFRLPTLIHSRSGNAKWLYEISNRNPIWMHTADAARLGVQTGDLLRVNTDIGYFVDRVWVTEGIKPGVVACSHHLGRWRRPNDVPANRWATSLVRIKQVNSNQSAVTSDLGPRTTDLGHKWQMSSLDGIRPFKSSDPDSSRIFWSDGGVHQNITFPVHPDPISGMHCWHQKVRIEKAHPEDHYGDVFVDTEKSFEIYKEWLKMTRPAPGPNGLRRPLWLNRPLRPMEQTFYINP, encoded by the coding sequence ATGCCCACAACCCATCAACCCGGCTTTATTGAAAAAATCGCAGAGATACTCCGTCTCATTCCGAATCTTCATCAAGACCTCGGGCCGCAAGTGCCGCGTCTCACTGAGCCCGGCAAGCTCACCAATTATCCGCCGCCGGAGAAGTGGGACGATTGGGTGGAATACGAAGCCAAAAGCTGGCCGCGGCGCGAAGCGAAGCATTACATGATCGTGCCGACGATCTGTTTCAACTGCGAAGCCGGCTGCGGATTGTTGAGTTACATTGAAAAAGAAACGCTGCAAGTGCGCAAGTTCGAGGGCAATCCGTATCATCCCGGCAGCCGCGGCCGCAATTGCGCCAAAGGCCCGGCCACAATCAATCAAGTCACCGATCCCGATCGCATTCTCTATCCGATGAAACGTACTGGCGGGCGTGGCGACGGCAAGTGGGAGCGCGTGTCGTGGGACAATGTGCTCGATGATATTGCGGGCCGCATTCGCAAAGCGCTGCAAGAGAAGCGCAACAACGAAGTCGTCTATCATGTCGGCCGGCCCGGCCACGAAGGTTACATGGATCGCATTCTGCAATCGTGGGGCGTCGATGGCCACAACAGTCACACGAATATTTGTTCCTCCGGCGCGCGTTTCGGCTACGCGATTTGGCAAACATACGATCGACCCTCGCCGGATCACGCCAACGCCAGTTTCATTTTGCTCATCAGCTCGCATCTCGAGGCCGGGCATTACTTCAACCCGCATGCGCAGCGCATCATCGAAGGCATGATGAACGGCGCGAAGCTGGCGGTGATGGACTCGCGCCTCTCCAACACTGCCAGCATGGCCGATTACTGGCTGCCGACTTATCCCGGCAGCGAAGCCGCGGTGTTGCTGGCGATGGCGAAAGTCATTCTCGACGAGGGAATGTACAACGAAGCCTATTTGCGCGACTGGGTGAATTGGCAGCAATATCTCCAACACGAGCGTCCGAATGACGAAGTCACGTTCGACAATTTCATTTTGGCGATGAAAGCCGCGTACAAAGATTACACGCCGGAGTTTGCGGAAAAAGAAAGCGGCGTGCCGGCAAAAACGATTGTCGAAGTCGCGCGCCAAATCGGCCGCGCCGGAACACGCTTCTCCACGCACAACTGGCGCAGCGCGGGCAGCGGCAATCTCGGCGGTTGGGCGGTTGCGCGCTGTTTGCACTTTCTCAATGTGCTCACCGGCAGCGTCGGCACCGTCGGCGGCACCTCGCCGAGTGCATGGAACAAATTCAAGCCGAGCTTCTTCGACAAGCCGCCGGCGCAGAAGTTTTGGAACGAGCTGCATTTCCCCAAAGAATATCCGCTGGCGCATTATGAGATGAGTTTTCTCCTCCCCCACTTTCTCAAGGAAAACCGCGGGAAATTGGACGTCTATTTCACCCGCGTGTTCAACCCGGTGTGGACATATCCCGACGGTTTCTCGTGGATCGAGGCGCTCACCGATGAGAGCAAAGTCGGAATGCACATCGCCCTCACGCCGACGTGGAACGAGACGGCTTATTTTGCGGATTACGTTTTGCCGATGGGCCACGCCGGCGAGCGCCACGATCTCGTGAGCTACGAAACCCATTCCGGTTTGTGGATCGGCTTTCGCCAGCCGGTGTTGCGCGAGGCGAAGCGGCGCATGGGCCAGCCCGTGCAATTCACTTATGAAGCCAATCCCGGCGAGGTGTGGGAAGAAGACGAGTTTTGGATCGAGCTCTCGTGGCGCATCGACCCGGACGGCAGCCTGGGCGTCAAACAACATTTTATCTCACCGTACCGGCCCGGGCAAAAAGTGACGATTGACGAATACTATCAATATATCTTCGAGCACACGCCCGGCTTGCCGGAGGAAGCAGCGAAGCATGGCCTCAAACCGCTGGAGTACATGCGCAAGTTCGGTGCGTTCGAGGTGGAAAAAACTTCGTACAACAAACATTTGCGAGCCATCGCCGCAGCGGATTTGCAAGGTGCGCAGACTGATCCGAAAACCGGACTCATTACGAAAGGTGGAAAAGCCATCGGCGTCATGGTGAATGGCAAGCCCTGCGAAGGATTTCCCACGCCTTCGCGCAAGCAGGAATTTTTCTCACAGACAATGGTGGATTGGGGTTGGCCGGAATACAAAATTCCCACCTACATCAAAAGCCACATTCATCCGGAGAAAATTGACCGCAGCAAAGGTGAGTTCCCGCTGATTCCGACGTTCCGCCTGCCGACTTTGATTCACTCGCGCTCCGGCAACGCCAAGTGGCTCTACGAAATTTCCAATCGCAATCCGATTTGGATGCACACTGCGGACGCGGCGCGACTCGGCGTGCAGACCGGCGATTTGCTGCGCGTGAATACGGACATCGGCTATTTCGTCGATCGTGTGTGGGTGACCGAGGGCATCAAGCCTGGCGTGGTGGCGTGCTCGCATCATCTCGGCCGCTGGCGGAGGCCGAACGATGTTCCCGCGAATCGCTGGGCAACAAGTTTGGTGCGGATCAAACAAGTAAACAGTAATCAGTCCGCAGTGACCAGTGACCTCGGCCCTCGGACTACCGACCTCGGACACAAATGGCAAATGAGTTCTCTCGACGGCATCCGTCCTTTCAAAAGCAGCGATCCCGATTCGTCGCGGATTTTCTGGAGCGACGGCGGTGTGCATCAGAACATCACGTTCCCGGTGCATCCCGATCCGATCAGCGGCATGCACTGCTGGCATCAGAAAGTGAGGATTGAAAAAGCGCATCCCGAAGATCATTACGGCGATGTGTTTGTGGATACGGAAAAGTCGTTTGAGATTTATAAGGAATGGCTCAAAATGACGCGCCCGGCGCCGGGGCCAAACGGATTGCGAAGGCCGCTGTGGTTGAATCGGCCGCTGCGTCCGATGGAGCAAACGTTTTACATCAACCCTTGA